A single region of the Salvia splendens isolate huo1 chromosome 18, SspV2, whole genome shotgun sequence genome encodes:
- the LOC121776136 gene encoding DNA-directed RNA polymerases IV and V subunit 4-like, with protein sequence MSEKGGKGGRSSLKSPVGNGDSSGKQKKGKKVQFDSEDIMETDTPISNGKADTPAAKGGKGDKTANGSKKPTGKGSTTAERRLDQELPPNSTCLMDCEAAEILQSIQDQMVILSQDPDIKLPISFDTGLTYAKRGGNYAKPETVKKIFEPLKKHGVSDCEICLITNICPESVDEVFAVVPALKPKMSKLRDPLRIALAELANLKEALANLKNSTT encoded by the exons ATGTCGGAGAAAGGTGGAAAAGGGGGCAGGTCTTCTCTAAAATCACCTG TTGGGAATGGTGATAGCTCAGGAAAACagaaaaaggggaaaaaagTTCAGTTTGATTCCGAAG ATATTATGGAAACTGATACACCAATATCTAATGGGAAAGCCGATACTCCGGCTGCAAAAG GTGGAAAAGGTGACAAAACTGCAAATGGCTCTAAAAAACCCACAGGGAAAGGGTCAACCACGGCGGAGCGAAGACTTGATCAAG AGCTCCCTCCCAATTCTACATGTTTGATGGACTGTGAAGCTGCGGAAATATTGCAAAGCATCCAAGATCAGATGGTTATATTGTCTCAAGATCCTGATATAAAACTACCAAT TTCATTTGATACGGGACTGACATATGCCAAGAGAGGTGGGAACTATGCAAAGCCTGAGACCGTGAAGAAAATATTTGA GCCTCTGAAGAAGCATGGTGTTTCTGACTGTGAG ATTTGCTTGATTACCAATATTTGTCCTGAATCTGTAGATGAAGTTTTTGCCGTTGTCCCAGCTCTGAAG CCTAAGATGAGCAAGTTGAGGGATCCCCTAAGAATTGCTTTGGCTGAACTGGCAAACCTCAAGGAAGCATTGGCTAACCTTAAAAACTCCACAACATAG
- the LOC121777538 gene encoding zinc finger protein CONSTANS-LIKE 10-like isoform X1 codes for MGRLCDFCGEQRSIIHCRSDAACLCLSCDRNVHSANAISKRHLRTLLCERCHSQPAITRCIQESTSLCQDCNWSGHAAVPASDVEHKREMINLYSGCPSAADFSRIWSFFSVDKSISNPEPDPMRLEEREESPSRCELSHADCCTEDTGIEIIAPDAVQFDGKGPLDSLNLKASPPEKDPGPTHETPSQNFYISDTELSLDDYEALFDESRDETQQFFDNGGADSFYGMRDMYDNECNVKGVTAKASSSKVGTLKQDCSNQLSVESMTSCKSDSNDCVPRPAQSTHSISFSGQTTKCNIGDLPENGGFSSVMMEEHQYDVQFSSAVRDDAVLRYKEKRKSRKFDKKIRYASRKERADVRKRVKGRFVKAGDPYDYDPLDLIKSQ; via the exons ATGGGTCGATTATGCGATTTTTGCGGGGAGCAAAGATCCATAATCCATTGTAGGTCTGATGCTGCTTGTTTGTGCTTATCCTGTGATCGGAATGTTCATTCTGCAAATGCTATTTCGAAGCGCCACTTGAGGACGCTTTTATGTGAAAGATGCCATTCTCAGCCTGCGATAACGAGGTGCATCCAAGAGAGCACCTCACTTTGTCAAGACTGCAACTGGTCTGGCCATGCTGCTGTACCGGCTTCAGATGTTGAGCATAAGAGAGAGATGATAAATTTGTATTCTGGCTGCCCTTCGGCAGCTGATTTTTCAAGGATCTGGTCCTTCTTTTCTGTTGATAAGTCAATTAGTAATCCTGAACCAGATCCGATGAGACTtgaagaaagagaagaaagtCCCTCCCGATGTGAGTTGTCGCATGCGGATTGCTGTACAGAAGATACTGGTATAGAAATAATAGCTCCCGATGCTGTGCAGTTTGATGGAAAAGGACCACTAGATTCTCTGAACCTGAAG GCTAGTCCGCCAGAGAAAGATCCTGGACCCACTCATGAGACTCCCTCCCAGAACTTTTATATCTCAGACACTGAGTTGAGTTTAGACGACTATGAAGCACTTTTTGACGAATCTCGTGATGAAACACAACAATTTTTTGACAATGGTGGAGCTGATAGCTTTTATGGAATGCGTGATATGTATGACAATGAATGCAATGTTAAGGGTGTGACGGCAAAG GCCTCAAGTTCGAAGGTTGGAACATTGAAGCAGGATTGCAGCAATCAATTATCAGTCGAGTCCATGACAAGCTGTAAATCTGATTCAAATGATTGTGTCCCAAGACCAGCACAATCTACCCACTCAATCTCTTTCTCAGGCCAGACAACCAAGTGCAACATCGGAGATCTCCCTGAGAATGGAGGATTTTCATCAGTAATGATGGAGGAACATCAATATGATGTTCAGTTTTCATCAGCTGTCAGGGACGATGCAGTGTTACGATACAAAGAGAAAAGGAAGTCTCGCAA gtttgataaaaaaataaggtACGCTTCACGCAAGGAAAGAGCTGATGTCAGGAAGCGTGTGAAGGGCCGTTTTGTAAAAGCTGGAGATCCGTACGATTATGATCCTTTGGACCTGATCAAAAGCCAAtga
- the LOC121776387 gene encoding protein phosphatase 1 regulatory inhibitor subunit PPP1R8 homolog: MYGRAGLDRFKKAQSSEPFAVTTNAATKTPILPASGEANQAQGSYLQNQHQNSQNVVKRPFPVDAPPTSAPAPAPAQHATPVGGGHSNWQPPDWAIEPRPGVYYLEVLKDGEVLDRVNLDKRRHIFGRQFHGCDFVLDHQSVSRQHAAVIPHKNGSIYVIDLGSAHGTFVANERLAKDSPVELEAGQSLRFAASTRTYVLRKNNDALFPPPPQPSEIDLPPPPDPSDEEAVLAYNTFINRSLNGLATPSTLSNSKNSISSSVTKDGRQLTERASKRIRRTRVAFKDQVGGELVEVVGFSDGADVETEPGPMGVKEGSLVGKYESLVQVTVIPKGSEHTPAKQAPSSETGVTEKLQQVLNKVKAPAKSGGIYDDLYGESLSVKVGSSWAHKPVASGSREASPSIMGGNTSGSESNLVNNDDDDDEDLFG, translated from the exons ATGTATGGAAGAGCGGGTCTTGATCGTTTCAAGAAAGCCCAGTCTTCGGAACCTTTCGCAGTTACTACGAATGCTGCCACTAAAACACCCATACTTCCTGCATCTGGAGAAGCTAATCAAGCTCAAGGATCATATTTGCAGAACCAACACCAAAATTCTCAGAATGTTGTGAAAAGGCCTTTCCCAGTGGATGCACCCCCAACTTCAGCTCCAGCTCCAGCTCCAGCTCAGCATGCTACACCAGTTGGAGGGGGACACTCGAATTGGCAGCCTCCTGATTGGGCAATTGAGCCTCGCCCTGGTGTTTATTACCTTGAGGTTTTGAAGGATGGGGAGGTTCTTGATCGGGTTAATTTGGATAAGAGGAGGCATATCTTTGGCCGGCAGTTCCATGGTTGTGACTTCGTGCTCGATCATCAGTCTGTTTCTCGTCAGCATGCAGCTGTTATTCCACACAAAAATGGCAG CATATACGTGATTGACTTAGGCTCTGCGCATGGCACATTTGTTGCAAATGAGCGATTGGCAAAAGACTCCCCTGTGGAGTTAGAAGCAGGGCAGTCTTTACGGTTTGCTGCTTCAACCAGAACGTATGTTTTGAGGAAGAACAATGATGCTCTTTTCCCTCCACCTCCTCAACCCTCAGAGATTGATTTGCCACCACCTCCAGATCCTTCCGATGAAGAAGCAGTTTTAGCATATAATACATTTATTAATCGTTCTTTGAATGGGTTGGCAACACCCAGCACATTATCTAATTCGAAAAACTCAATTAGCTCATCAGTTACAAAGGATGGAAGACAGCTAACTGAGAGAGCATCTAAGAGAATCAGGAGAACAAGAGTGGCATTTAAGGACCAGGTTGGGGGGGAGCTGGTTGAAGTTGTTGGATTTTCTGATGGAGCTGATGTGGAGACAGAACCTGGTCCCATGGGTGTGAAAGAAGGAAGTCTTGTTGGGAAGTATGAATCACTTGTCCAGGTCACAGTTATACCTAAAGGGTCGGAACATACCCCTGCGAAGCAAGCTCCCAGTTCTGAAACAGGTGTGACAGAGAAACTTCAGCAAGTCTTGAACAAGGTCAAGGCTCCTGCCAAGAGTGGTGGTATATATGACGATCTTTATGGAGAGTCATTGTCTGTCAAAGTTGGCTCTTCTTGGGCACATAAACCGGTTGCATCTGGTAGTAGGGAAGCTTCTCCTAGTATCATGGGAGGAAATACCTCTGGATCCGAAAGTAATTTAGTCaacaatgatgatgatgatgatgaggatcTATTTGGCTAA
- the LOC121777635 gene encoding C2 and GRAM domain-containing protein At1g03370-like gives MKLIVRVIEAKNIPALDPNGFSDPYVKLQLGRQRFRSKVVKKCLNPSWCEEFIFKVDDLKEELLINVLDEDKYFNDDFVGYIKVPIIRVLDAKDKSLGTAWYTLQPKTKKAKNKDCGEILLTICFSQNNTLLDVPSMNDSTSDTYARSSPLWAPSSLRSGDVAPQKEEKWNASTLAGRIAQIFNKNVDSAPVRSVEPIYASDVCEVVDSVVPPQNNPEEQNSSVDFDEMMKSIEMRDPVGEVPSSLPGGVVLDQLYAIPHGKLNSLLFSPESDFLKSFSDLEGSTDLEIGPWKYENNGESLKRVVCYTKAPSKLIKALKAIEEHTYLKADGKAFAVLSSVSTPDAPYGKTFKVEVLYCITPGPEQPSGEQSSRLEVSWRVNFLQSTMMKGMIEGGARKGIKDSFQQYDKLLSQTVKPLDLQDVGSERDQLLASLQVERQSDWKLAVQYFANFTVVSTFLMGVYVLTHIWLAMPSTVEGLEFVGLDLPDSFGELIVCGVLVLQGKRVLESITRFMQARVQKGSDHGIKAQGAGWLLTVALVEGSTLAAVDSSGYSDPYVVFNCNGKMKTSSIKFQKSNPHWNEIFEFDAMNEPPSVLEVEVFDFDGPFDDATSLGRAEINFLKSNISDLSDIWIPLQGKLAQTCQSKVRLRIFLNNTKGSNVVKDYITKMEKEVGKKIRLRSPQTNSAFQKLFALPPEEFLINDFSCHLKRKMPLQGRLFLSARIIGFHANLFGHKTKFFFLWEDIEDIQVIPPTLSSMGSPIIIITLWPGKGFYARHGARTQDDEGRLKFHFHSFVSYNVAHRTIMALWKARSLTPEQKVLIADEESEANTSIEEEAVGKSLLVVDEEVEAKSQAVDEESEARTLRTEESGSFLGVEDVNVSLVYSSILSLPTSFCMELFRGSEIDRRVMLRTGCLNYSHSPWESEKADVYQRQLYYKFDKRISRYGGEVTSTQQKSRLSNKPGWLIEEIMTLHGIPLGDYFTLHLRYQVEDLPSRSVGCSVQVYFGIAWLKYTRHQKRITKNIVSNLQERLKVMFSVLEKEYVSGS, from the exons ATGAAGCTAATAGTGCGAGTGATCGAAGCGAAAAACATACCGGCTCTGGATCCAAATGGATTCAGCGATCCCTATGTGAAACTGCAATTGGGAAGGCAGAGATTTAGGAGTAAAGTTGTGAAGAAATGCTTGAATCCATCGTGGTGTGAGGAGTTCATATTTAAAGTTGATGACTTGAAAGAAGAGCTTCTTATTAATGTTTTGGATGAGGACAAGTACTTCAATGACGATTTCGTTGGGTATATCAAAGTGCCCATTATTCGGGTTTTGGATGCCAAAGACAAGTCCCTTGGCACTGCTTGGTACACTCTGCAGCCCAAAACCAAGAAGGCCAAGAACAAGGATTGTG GCGAGATTCTTCTAACGATTTGTTTCTCACAAAATAACACATTACTTGATGTGCCATCTATGAATGATTCCACGAGTGATACATACGCAAGGTCTTCCCCTCTTTGGGCACCCTCATCGTTGAGATCAGGAGATGTTGCCCCACAAAAGGAGGAGAAGTGGAATGCTTCGACCTTAGCTGGTCGGATTGCACAAATCTTCAATAAGAATGTTGATTCAGCTCCTGTGAGATCGGTTGAACCTATCTATGCATCTGATGTATGTGAAGTTGTGGATTCAGTTGTTCCTCCGCAGAACAATCCAGAAGAGCAAAATTCATCGGTTGATTTTGACGAAATGATGAAAAGTATAGAGATGCGAGATCCAGTTGGGGAAGTACCGAGTAGTTTACCTGGTGGGGTTGTTCTAGACCAGTTGTATGCAATACCGCATGGAAAGTTGAACTCGTTACTGTTTTCACCAGAGTCCGACTTTTTGAAATCCTTTTCGGACTTAGAGGGATCTACAGATCTTGAAATAGGACCTtggaaatatgaaaataatggcGAAAGCTTAAAAAGAGTGGTCTGCTATACTAAAGCACCGAGTAAATTGATTAAAGCTTTGAAAGCCATAGAGGAGCACACATATTTGAAAGCTGATGGTAAGGCTTTCGCTGTTTTATCAAGTGTGAGCACTCCAGACGCTCCGTACGGGAAAACTTTTAAGGTAGAAGTGCTTTATTGCATCACTCCAGGGCCCGAGCAGCCATCAGGAGAGCAGTCTTCTCGACTAGAAGTGTCTTGGCGAGTGAACTTTTTGCAGAGCACAATGATGAAAGGTATGATTGAAGGTGGAGCAAGAAAAGGTATAAAGGATAGCTTTCAACAGTATGACAAGTTGCTATCTCAAACGGTGAAGCCGCTTGATTTGCAAGATGTAGGTTCGGAGAGAGACCAGCTTTTGGCATCTCTTCAGGTGGAGCGTCAGTCAGACTGGAAATTGGCTGTTCAGTACTTCGCTAATTTTACAGTTGTTTCAACCTTTTTAATGGGTGTATATGTGCTCACGCATATATGGCTTGCTATGCCTAGCACCGTTGAGGGTCTTGAATTTGTTGGTTTAGACTTGCCCGACTCTTTTGGTGAGTTGATAGTGTGTGGCGTATTGGTTCTGCAAGGGAAACGTGTTCTGGAGTCCATCACTCGCTTTATGCAGGCCAGAGTGCAAAAAG GCAGTGATCATGGAATCAAAGCACAAGGGGCTGGCTGGCTGCTCACTGTCGCCTTAGTCGAAGGGAGCACTTTGGCAGCTGTTGATTCCAGTGGGTACTCTGATCCCTATGTGGTGTTCAATTGCAATGGAAAGATGAAAACCAGCTCGATCAAGTTTCAGAAATCTAATCCTCATTGGAATG aaatttttgaatttgatgcAATGAATGAGCCTCCATCTGTTCTGGAAGTGGAGGTTTTCGATTTTGATGGCCCTTTTGATGACGCCACATCTCTTGGACGTGCTGAAATAAATTTCCTAAAGTCTAATATTTCGGATCTGTCCGACATCTGGATTCCTTTACAAGGAAAGCTGGCTCAGACGTGCCAGTCGAAAGTACGTTTGAGAATCTTTTTGAACAATACCAAGGGTAGCAATGTCGTAAAAGATTATATAACAAAGATGGAGAAGGAAGTGGGCAAGAAG ATACGATTGCGTTCTCCTCAAACAAATTCGGCTTTCCAGAAGCTTTTTGCATTACCTCCTGAGGAGTTCCTCATCAACGACTTTTCTTGTCATTTGAAACGGAAAATGCCTCTCCAG GGCCGTCTATTTCTGTCAGCAAGAATAATCGGGTTTCATGCAAATCTATTCGGTCACAAGACAAAGTTTTTCTTTCTCTGGGAAGATATAGAAGATATTCAAGTCATACCTCCTACACTGTCGTCGATGGGGAGCCCGATCATAATCATCACACTGTGGCCTGGCAAAGGATTTTATGCGCGGCATGGAGCAAGGACACAGGATGACGAAGGCCGGCTGAAGTTTCATTTTCATTCTTTTGTGTCCTACAATGTCGCCCACAG AACGATCATGGCCCTATGGAAGGCAAGATCATTGACACCTGAACAGAAGGTGCTGATCGCAGATGAAGAATCCGAAGCCAACACTTCTATTGAAGAGGAGGCCGTAGGCAAAAGCCTCCTAGTCGTGGACGAGGAAGTTGAGGCGAAAAGTCAAGCAGTAGACGAAGAATCTGAAGCCAGAACCCTCCGTACTGAGGAGAGTGGATCTTTCCTGGGAGTCGAGGATGTTAACGTGTCTCTGGTTTATTCTTCCATACTCTCTCTTCCG ACGAGTTTCTGTATGGAGCTGTTTAGAGGTAGTGAAATCGACAGAAGGGTGATGCTGAGAACCGGATGCCTGAACTACTCTCACAGCCCGTGGGAATCTGAGAAGGCGGACGTGTATCAGAGACAGCTTTACTACAAATTTGACAAACGAATATCCCGCTATGGAGGAGAAGTGACGAGCACTCAGCAAAAGTCCCGCCTCTCTAACAAACCGGGCTGGCTCATAGAGGAGATCATGACTCTCCACGGAATCCCACTCGGTGACTACTTCACT CTTCACTTGAGGTACCAGGTTGAAGACCTGCCTTCAAGATCCGTGGGGTGCAGCGTTCAAGTGTACTTTGGGATCGCGTGGCTGAAATACACGAGGCATCAGAAACGGATCACCAAAAACATCGTCTCGAATCTGCAGGAACGCCTCAAGGTCATGTTCAGCGTGCTGGAGAAGGAATATGTTTCAGGGTCGTAG
- the LOC121777538 gene encoding zinc finger protein CONSTANS-LIKE 10-like isoform X2 has translation MLFWLLLRLVEPSFMKASPPEKDPGPTHETPSQNFYISDTELSLDDYEALFDESRDETQQFFDNGGADSFYGMRDMYDNECNVKGVTAKASSSKVGTLKQDCSNQLSVESMTSCKSDSNDCVPRPAQSTHSISFSGQTTKCNIGDLPENGGFSSVMMEEHQYDVQFSSAVRDDAVLRYKEKRKSRKFDKKIRYASRKERADVRKRVKGRFVKAGDPYDYDPLDLIKSQ, from the exons ATGCTCTTTTGGCTGCTGCTGAGGTTGGTTGAGCCAAGCTTCATGAAG GCTAGTCCGCCAGAGAAAGATCCTGGACCCACTCATGAGACTCCCTCCCAGAACTTTTATATCTCAGACACTGAGTTGAGTTTAGACGACTATGAAGCACTTTTTGACGAATCTCGTGATGAAACACAACAATTTTTTGACAATGGTGGAGCTGATAGCTTTTATGGAATGCGTGATATGTATGACAATGAATGCAATGTTAAGGGTGTGACGGCAAAG GCCTCAAGTTCGAAGGTTGGAACATTGAAGCAGGATTGCAGCAATCAATTATCAGTCGAGTCCATGACAAGCTGTAAATCTGATTCAAATGATTGTGTCCCAAGACCAGCACAATCTACCCACTCAATCTCTTTCTCAGGCCAGACAACCAAGTGCAACATCGGAGATCTCCCTGAGAATGGAGGATTTTCATCAGTAATGATGGAGGAACATCAATATGATGTTCAGTTTTCATCAGCTGTCAGGGACGATGCAGTGTTACGATACAAAGAGAAAAGGAAGTCTCGCAA gtttgataaaaaaataaggtACGCTTCACGCAAGGAAAGAGCTGATGTCAGGAAGCGTGTGAAGGGCCGTTTTGTAAAAGCTGGAGATCCGTACGATTATGATCCTTTGGACCTGATCAAAAGCCAAtga